In Gemmata obscuriglobus, a single genomic region encodes these proteins:
- a CDS encoding tyrosine-type recombinase/integrase, with protein MPNPPKLYTVGAESLTLKEWSKRHGVPVTTINARIKLGWSVADAVSTKPDRRFRPTSKPAVASVRPCPRMKPHKATGQAHCEWQMGNKRNVRYFGKWGSEEAQQAYARFQLEWATQLVKKSPVPLGETLLVCELAEQWLEYCEQGDDGEGGYRKHGKLTSEIHAQRAAVAYLLESHSGLTVDEFGPDQLRAVRRAMIEARPKRNGKPASQGLARSTINGYQSRIVHMFGWGVGRKLVPANVWHELKAVGRLIKGKSQARETPKKTAAPWANVEAVFPHLHQNEACRAVLEALVRVHWWLGGRPEDLVSMRAGDLDRTEDVWRYVPDTHKNEHREQELEYFIGPKAQAILAPLLEGKSATDLVFIYPAVGSDPPTPIRRGTYGNRVKDACKRAGVKPWTPHQLRHSRATEVMRIYESNSAAAAVIGDSEEVARTIYVDPQSAVRKRIARETG; from the coding sequence ATGCCCAACCCGCCGAAACTGTACACAGTTGGTGCTGAATCGCTCACCCTCAAAGAGTGGTCAAAACGGCACGGGGTGCCGGTCACGACCATTAACGCCCGAATCAAACTCGGGTGGTCGGTGGCCGACGCCGTCAGCACGAAACCCGACCGCCGGTTCCGTCCGACTTCCAAGCCCGCGGTCGCGTCGGTCCGCCCCTGCCCTCGCATGAAGCCCCACAAAGCCACCGGGCAGGCTCACTGCGAATGGCAAATGGGGAACAAGCGGAACGTTCGCTACTTCGGGAAATGGGGCTCTGAAGAGGCGCAACAGGCTTACGCACGGTTTCAGTTGGAGTGGGCCACCCAGCTCGTGAAGAAGTCCCCGGTGCCGTTGGGCGAAACGCTTCTCGTGTGCGAGCTGGCCGAACAATGGCTCGAATACTGCGAACAGGGTGACGACGGCGAAGGCGGGTATCGAAAGCACGGTAAGCTCACGTCGGAAATTCACGCCCAGCGTGCGGCGGTGGCCTACCTGCTCGAATCACACTCGGGACTGACGGTCGATGAATTCGGTCCGGATCAGCTCCGGGCCGTGCGTCGGGCGATGATCGAGGCTCGCCCCAAGCGGAACGGTAAGCCGGCCTCGCAGGGACTGGCACGCAGCACGATCAACGGCTACCAGTCGCGAATCGTCCACATGTTCGGTTGGGGCGTGGGACGGAAGCTCGTACCCGCCAACGTGTGGCATGAGTTGAAGGCCGTGGGGCGTCTCATCAAGGGGAAGAGTCAAGCCCGTGAGACACCAAAGAAGACCGCGGCACCGTGGGCCAACGTCGAAGCCGTGTTCCCGCACCTGCACCAGAACGAAGCGTGCCGGGCTGTTCTCGAAGCGCTCGTGCGTGTTCACTGGTGGCTCGGTGGCCGACCGGAAGACCTCGTGTCGATGCGGGCCGGCGACCTGGACCGCACCGAAGACGTCTGGCGCTACGTCCCGGACACGCACAAGAACGAGCACCGCGAACAGGAACTCGAGTACTTCATCGGCCCGAAGGCGCAAGCGATCCTCGCGCCCCTGCTCGAAGGCAAGTCGGCCACCGACCTCGTGTTCATTTACCCGGCTGTCGGTTCCGATCCGCCGACACCGATTCGACGCGGCACTTACGGGAACCGGGTCAAGGACGCCTGCAAGCGGGCCGGAGTGAAGCCGTGGACGCCGCACCAGCTCCGGCACTCGCGCGCCACCGAGGTCATGAGGATCTACGAAAGCAACTCGGCGGCGGCGGCGGTCATCGGGGACTCGGAAGAAGTGGCCCGCACCATTTACGTTGACCCGCAAAGCGCAGTGCGAAAGCGAATTGCACGTGAAACCGGATGA
- a CDS encoding DUF2256 domain-containing protein has translation MPSAAVARKKENLPSKTCAVCGRPFTWRKKWERCWDHVRYCSEACRAGRAKRVAQSSQ, from the coding sequence ATGCCGAGTGCTGCCGTGGCCCGCAAGAAAGAGAACCTGCCCTCGAAGACGTGTGCGGTCTGCGGGCGCCCGTTCACCTGGCGGAAGAAGTGGGAACGGTGCTGGGATCACGTGCGGTACTGCAGCGAGGCGTGCCGAGCAGGGCGGGCGAAACGTGTCGCACAGAGTTCGCAGTAG
- a CDS encoding RNA polymerase sigma factor, translating into MTATATTIARTKAEREAMLMQVQKAIGAEVRCSGIVPRHREDVEQDVQVAVWQATEKFDATRGVKWSTYAIGVMKNTLKNWKANHHHEDDGSIRNKDSDYFDKFAWPQDQAPSGHHTEDDEPLDDETMGTLATEVRRTLAGGVLSKLGAGHRRLVELVVFDRLSPDQIAVQLGHPLKSVRVNLKAAVRALCRIGFTQHAVSAEEIDNATTSKVPAEQRQRSNELNRKRSHLAVNAQVVNHLDEAARADGFTAELARLDDDTRTVVKALLARDFTIDEAAELLGESRRAVLGKLRKVSAVGRKGATAATVDQGELIAR; encoded by the coding sequence ATGACCGCGACAGCAACGACCATTGCGCGCACCAAGGCCGAACGCGAAGCGATGCTGATGCAGGTACAGAAGGCCATCGGGGCTGAAGTGCGGTGCTCGGGAATCGTCCCGCGGCACCGCGAGGACGTCGAGCAGGATGTTCAAGTCGCGGTGTGGCAGGCGACCGAGAAGTTCGACGCGACCCGCGGCGTGAAGTGGTCCACGTATGCGATCGGGGTGATGAAGAACACGCTGAAGAACTGGAAGGCGAACCACCACCACGAAGACGACGGGTCGATTCGGAACAAGGACAGCGACTATTTCGACAAGTTCGCATGGCCACAGGATCAGGCGCCGTCAGGTCACCACACCGAGGATGACGAACCGCTCGACGACGAGACGATGGGCACGCTGGCAACCGAGGTGCGGCGGACGCTCGCGGGCGGTGTGCTGTCGAAGCTCGGGGCCGGGCACCGACGGTTAGTCGAGCTGGTTGTTTTCGACCGGCTGTCCCCGGATCAGATCGCGGTTCAGCTCGGTCACCCGCTCAAGTCGGTGCGGGTCAACCTGAAGGCCGCGGTGCGGGCGCTGTGTCGCATCGGGTTCACGCAACACGCCGTGAGCGCGGAAGAGATCGACAACGCCACGACATCGAAAGTGCCCGCGGAACAACGCCAGCGGTCGAACGAACTGAACCGCAAGCGAAGTCACCTCGCGGTGAACGCCCAGGTCGTGAACCACCTTGACGAAGCCGCACGGGCGGACGGGTTCACCGCGGAGCTGGCCCGCCTGGACGACGACACCCGGACAGTCGTGAAGGCCCTGCTCGCACGCGACTTCACAATTGACGAAGCGGCCGAACTGCTCGGGGAGAGTCGGCGGGCCGTTCTCGGGAAGCTCAGGAAGGTGTCTGCTGTGGGCCGGAAGGGGGCAACGGCCGCGACGGTCGATCAGGGCGAGTTAATCGCACGGTGA
- a CDS encoding AbiV family abortive infection protein encodes MSPLTPAQIKDGMIKIQSNSRELIEDARVLFAANRFVRSFTLAHLASEELAKIGMLFRAGIFTICGIPVDWKSLRKRLANHKNKLRLESLWGISQLEQFRKMTGKDFANMIEKTCLHRNEMKNASIYVSIDGNQFVDPKEVITRENAERAIKLAERSFTETGEVIESYASTLSKPESVAQEIYSDYHRLMQQSPQEMLECMREMQHALGELIRTKSDKMS; translated from the coding sequence ATGAGTCCGCTAACGCCTGCCCAGATAAAAGATGGGATGATAAAGATACAAAGCAATTCTCGAGAATTAATCGAGGACGCTCGCGTTCTATTCGCAGCAAATCGCTTTGTTCGATCTTTCACCCTAGCCCATCTTGCGAGCGAAGAGCTAGCCAAGATCGGGATGCTATTTAGGGCTGGAATATTCACGATATGTGGAATTCCAGTTGACTGGAAATCGTTGCGCAAAAGGCTTGCAAATCACAAGAACAAGTTAAGGCTAGAGTCGCTATGGGGGATTTCGCAGCTTGAGCAATTCAGGAAAATGACGGGCAAAGACTTTGCAAATATGATTGAGAAAACATGCTTGCACAGAAACGAAATGAAGAATGCAAGCATTTATGTTTCAATTGATGGAAATCAATTTGTTGATCCTAAAGAGGTTATCACGCGCGAGAATGCGGAACGCGCAATCAAGCTTGCGGAGCGCTCCTTTACGGAAACGGGTGAAGTAATTGAATCGTATGCGTCCACACTCTCGAAGCCAGAAAGCGTTGCCCAAGAGATTTACTCAGACTACCATCGATTAATGCAACAAAGCCCTCAGGAAATGCTCGAATGCATGCGCGAAATGCAACATGCACTCGGCGAACTCATACGAACAAAGTCGGACAAGATGTCATAG
- a CDS encoding HK97 family phage prohead protease: MPNPLYTRNARGLPVDLHTRGGKPVITGYAAVFYNPADPGTEYRMFEDMVERIMPGAFDKTLREGDVRALFNHRDDNILGRVRAGTLRVWTDQRGLKYEIDPPDTTAGRDVVESIRRGDVTGSSFMFRPVSNTYRDVDGLYIVERNAVELYDVGPVTFPAYTATDTGVRAEVNEWIKSRSGISHAAVKARARAVEVMLAMAN; this comes from the coding sequence ATGCCGAACCCCCTCTACACCCGCAACGCGCGCGGGCTCCCGGTCGACCTGCACACCCGCGGCGGCAAGCCGGTCATCACCGGTTACGCCGCGGTGTTCTACAACCCGGCCGACCCCGGGACCGAATACCGCATGTTCGAGGACATGGTTGAGCGGATCATGCCCGGCGCCTTCGACAAGACCCTTCGCGAGGGCGACGTGCGCGCCCTGTTCAACCACCGCGACGACAACATCCTTGGCCGCGTGCGGGCCGGCACCCTGCGCGTGTGGACCGATCAGCGCGGGCTCAAGTACGAAATCGACCCGCCTGACACGACCGCGGGCCGGGATGTCGTCGAGTCGATCCGCCGCGGGGACGTGACGGGCAGCTCGTTCATGTTCCGCCCGGTCTCGAACACCTACCGCGACGTGGACGGGCTGTACATCGTGGAGCGGAACGCGGTCGAGCTGTACGACGTTGGGCCGGTCACGTTCCCCGCGTACACGGCCACCGACACGGGCGTGCGGGCCGAAGTAAACGAGTGGATCAAGTCCCGGAGCGGCATCAGCCACGCCGCGGTTAAGGCCCGCGCCCGCGCCGTCGAAGTCATGCTGGCGATGGCCAACTGA
- a CDS encoding GNAT family N-acetyltransferase, with protein MTPEHVAASYDQIAHQWLDLSTYGFAQIERAVAFVKRKGTALDVGCGTGRLMGLLDKHGFRTDGLDVSPAMIALARDRHPNARLFHADICGWEQPQPYDLIVAWDSVWHVPLDRQGPVLTKLCRGLAAGGVLVFSTGGTDGPDERQNTFMGPPMYHATLGIPRTLRILAAAGCVCRHLEYDQHPEDHVYFIAQKPANANPTTGGPVRLRAVQPGDLPRMFEMQLDPESNRMAVTNPRSREAFDAHWTKALADPVNTTRAVLFDGEMVGYISCFPMDGEDHVGYWIDRAFWGMRIAGRALHLLLGEVTKRPLVATAATSNGASLRVLQKCGFVVERVHLAPASDRYPECEEAVLVLR; from the coding sequence ATGACCCCTGAACACGTCGCCGCCAGCTACGACCAGATCGCCCATCAGTGGCTCGACCTCTCGACCTACGGGTTCGCCCAAATCGAGCGGGCCGTCGCCTTCGTAAAACGCAAAGGCACGGCCCTCGACGTGGGGTGCGGCACCGGGCGACTGATGGGACTGTTGGACAAGCACGGGTTCCGCACGGACGGCCTCGACGTGTCCCCGGCCATGATCGCCCTCGCACGCGACCGTCACCCGAACGCCCGGCTGTTTCACGCCGACATCTGCGGGTGGGAACAGCCCCAGCCATATGACCTGATCGTGGCCTGGGACAGCGTGTGGCACGTCCCGCTGGACCGCCAGGGGCCGGTCCTGACGAAGCTCTGTCGGGGGCTGGCGGCGGGTGGCGTTCTGGTCTTCTCGACGGGCGGCACGGACGGGCCGGACGAGCGGCAGAACACGTTCATGGGACCACCCATGTACCACGCCACACTCGGCATCCCCAGGACGTTGCGAATCCTGGCCGCAGCGGGCTGCGTCTGCCGCCACCTGGAGTACGACCAGCACCCTGAAGACCACGTCTACTTCATCGCTCAGAAACCGGCGAACGCCAACCCAACGACGGGTGGTCCCGTGCGGCTTCGTGCCGTTCAACCGGGCGATCTTCCCCGCATGTTCGAGATGCAACTCGACCCGGAGTCGAACCGCATGGCGGTCACGAACCCCCGGAGCCGTGAGGCGTTCGACGCACACTGGACGAAGGCGCTGGCCGACCCGGTGAACACCACCAGGGCCGTTCTGTTCGACGGGGAGATGGTCGGGTACATTTCTTGCTTCCCGATGGACGGCGAGGACCACGTCGGGTACTGGATCGACCGGGCGTTTTGGGGCATGCGGATCGCCGGCCGGGCGCTGCACCTGTTGCTGGGCGAAGTCACGAAGCGCCCGCTGGTCGCCACCGCCGCCACGAGTAACGGTGCGTCCCTGCGGGTGCTCCAGAAGTGCGGGTTCGTCGTCGAGCGGGTTCACCTCGCGCCCGCCAGCGACCGGTACCCGGAGTGCGAAGAGGCCGTCCTCGTGCTGCGGTAA
- a CDS encoding TspO/MBR family protein, translating to MNWIDWYDSLAKPWWTPAPATIRLIWGCLYPIILVSFGFVFIQALRRKLPRRVALPFAANLVANLLFMPIFAGLRSVPLAAADIVVVWATILWCVVAVWSHYRWVAFAQVPYFIWVSLATAIQLSITAMN from the coding sequence ATGAACTGGATCGACTGGTACGATTCGCTCGCCAAACCCTGGTGGACCCCCGCCCCGGCAACGATCCGCCTGATCTGGGGGTGCCTGTACCCAATCATCCTCGTCAGCTTCGGGTTCGTGTTCATACAGGCGTTACGGCGCAAATTGCCACGCCGGGTCGCCCTGCCGTTCGCCGCGAACCTCGTCGCCAACCTCTTGTTCATGCCGATCTTCGCCGGACTGCGGAGCGTGCCGTTGGCGGCGGCGGACATCGTGGTCGTGTGGGCGACGATCCTCTGGTGCGTGGTCGCCGTCTGGTCGCATTACCGGTGGGTCGCCTTCGCCCAAGTTCCGTATTTCATTTGGGTGTCGCTCGCTACAGCGATCCAATTGTCGATTACAGCGATGAACTGA
- a CDS encoding class I SAM-dependent DNA methyltransferase, with product MADRSWPAAGVKIYRLSRIGATMLGYLRRAWTTWHAKSDFIASIRRNPSHTLFYAAELQFPELQEVWETGGPELQPYEGLASAWDEYGSCNQPDYLGLIKFLSDRHSIELRSVLDLACGTGLLTARLVRSFNEVVGLDASPRMLEVARARLDGCKGASFVFGDFRTFSLGRQFDVIVCTFNSLNYLGDLNELSGTFAVVAKHLTPGGIFVFDVTTERSMRERSGLYAHVTTNAFRFALYSNYDRKQRKQISRAITPTGIELHRRIPISLQDVKTAARESGLRVEECFSPSLIPVRWLEGYASFFVLTKAPD from the coding sequence ATGGCCGACCGTTCTTGGCCCGCCGCAGGCGTAAAGATTTACCGATTATCGCGAATCGGAGCGACGATGCTGGGGTACTTGAGGCGTGCATGGACCACGTGGCACGCGAAGTCCGACTTCATTGCTTCCATCCGGCGTAATCCCTCGCACACGCTCTTTTATGCGGCCGAGTTGCAGTTTCCAGAGCTTCAAGAAGTATGGGAAACCGGCGGCCCGGAGCTTCAACCGTACGAAGGATTGGCGTCAGCGTGGGACGAATACGGCTCCTGCAATCAGCCAGATTATTTAGGATTGATTAAATTTTTATCTGATCGACATTCTATCGAGTTGCGATCGGTCCTTGATCTCGCGTGTGGTACCGGGTTACTGACAGCTCGACTCGTCCGCAGCTTCAATGAAGTGGTCGGACTGGACGCCAGCCCGCGCATGCTGGAGGTCGCGCGGGCACGCCTGGACGGTTGCAAAGGCGCAAGCTTCGTTTTTGGCGATTTCCGCACGTTTTCGCTAGGACGTCAATTTGATGTTATTGTTTGCACATTTAATTCGTTAAATTACCTGGGCGACTTGAATGAGTTGTCGGGCACCTTTGCCGTGGTGGCAAAACACCTCACACCCGGCGGCATCTTCGTTTTTGACGTTACGACCGAGCGGTCGATGCGCGAGCGGTCCGGCCTGTACGCCCACGTCACCACAAACGCATTCCGGTTCGCGCTTTACTCCAACTACGACCGAAAACAGCGGAAACAAATCTCACGGGCTATCACGCCGACCGGAATCGAGTTACACCGACGAATCCCGATCAGCCTGCAGGACGTGAAGACGGCAGCCCGTGAATCCGGCTTGCGTGTTGAAGAGTGCTTCTCTCCGAGTCTCATTCCGGTCCGCTGGCTTGAAGGGTACGCCTCCTTTTTCGTTCTTACGAAAGCGCCCGACTGA
- a CDS encoding HEPN domain-containing protein, protein MMIESEKQFIEFTTTAHSDLNGSGFAQVINLGALPLNGSFKIDDGLQLRRALPNELATLQKAFALTYPPRAFSFPLRNPYETFVREERQSSSHSSIIVENLPQDQWRYHVVYFDGPSRQLFDFIESTILTKNRLQMGMVVHTFPGSPAPCYGGYSNLARHSEAFWNSDEVFCNVTEADIDDMKSVYTKLKSGRDTIPRLANALTQFAQLDSIPSHSALRFLGYVSIIESLIAHKSDQNNPADSLTNQVSKKMALVGHRSKLPIPYDLLGVKGTNKHTMEVQSWRILYSYRSAIAHGSKPNFSNEFSCLRSPAIALEFITRSTTALMRHYLDDPLLMNDLREC, encoded by the coding sequence ATGATGATTGAATCAGAAAAGCAATTCATTGAATTTACCACTACTGCTCATTCAGATCTGAATGGTTCCGGATTCGCGCAAGTGATTAATCTGGGGGCTCTTCCTCTTAATGGATCGTTCAAAATCGACGATGGGCTTCAGTTGCGCCGAGCTCTACCTAACGAACTTGCCACGCTACAGAAGGCGTTTGCTTTAACATACCCGCCGCGGGCGTTCTCGTTCCCTTTGCGGAATCCGTATGAAACGTTCGTGCGCGAGGAAAGGCAATCGTCGAGCCATAGCTCCATAATTGTAGAAAATCTCCCGCAAGATCAATGGCGATATCACGTAGTATACTTTGACGGACCGAGCCGGCAGCTTTTTGACTTTATTGAATCTACAATTCTTACAAAGAACCGCCTACAGATGGGAATGGTCGTCCACACGTTCCCTGGCAGCCCTGCCCCTTGTTACGGCGGATACTCTAATTTAGCCCGCCATAGCGAAGCGTTCTGGAATTCGGACGAAGTATTTTGCAATGTTACCGAGGCGGATATCGATGATATGAAAAGTGTGTACACGAAATTAAAATCCGGGCGCGACACCATCCCCCGGCTCGCCAATGCCTTGACACAATTTGCACAACTAGACAGTATACCATCTCACTCCGCACTTCGGTTTTTAGGGTATGTATCCATAATTGAATCACTAATTGCCCATAAATCAGACCAGAATAATCCAGCAGATTCATTAACAAATCAAGTATCTAAGAAAATGGCACTAGTTGGCCACCGTTCCAAACTGCCTATCCCTTATGACTTGCTAGGTGTGAAGGGCACAAATAAACATACAATGGAAGTGCAGTCTTGGAGGATATTATATTCATATCGCAGCGCCATTGCACACGGATCAAAGCCTAATTTCTCAAATGAGTTCTCTTGCCTCAGGTCTCCAGCCATCGCCCTGGAGTTTATTACCCGTTCTACTACCGCATTGATGCGTCATTACCTCGATGATCCGCTGCTAATGAACGATTTGCGTGAATGCTAA
- a CDS encoding phage major capsid protein: MPSVKQLQEERAPIGVQIRKMADVLQAEGRDFNAEERSQWERLNTEFNQKSDLIEAQRRAAEVGAILDGPGDRRNIPGLEDTVPRSMRNKATRRYRAEAAEEMRSLALQAWCRRQHGFDLTDAHKRACRTMGLNPNRKVLEIRLDRHPGKGPQSRAMSAQQPSSGASLIAGGKFAGAIEKALKDYSGPREVADVLRTDDGAPMPWPTSDDTSNEGELIGENREVSTQDAKVGTTLLSAYKYSSKMVKVPSELMDDTEFDLDTFLGELLGERIGRAQNRHFTVGRGSSEPQGVVTGSKLGKTAASGSALTADEIIDLIHSVDPAYRRDPSFRLMFHDGILAIIRKLKDGQGRYLFEEGQNGAPDKIKGVRYVINQNMDSAPASGAKTMLAGPFRKFKIRDVRGLRLKKLEERYAEFDQVGFIGFLRSDSRVLNAGTGPIRHLVHP; the protein is encoded by the coding sequence ATGCCCTCCGTCAAGCAGTTGCAAGAAGAGCGGGCACCGATCGGCGTTCAGATTCGCAAGATGGCCGACGTGCTCCAAGCCGAGGGCCGCGACTTCAACGCCGAAGAGCGGTCACAGTGGGAACGGCTGAACACCGAGTTCAACCAGAAGTCGGACCTGATCGAGGCGCAGCGCCGGGCCGCCGAGGTGGGCGCCATCCTGGACGGACCCGGCGACCGCCGGAACATCCCCGGCCTAGAAGACACGGTGCCGCGGAGCATGCGCAACAAGGCCACCCGCCGGTACCGCGCCGAAGCGGCCGAAGAGATGCGGTCCCTGGCGTTGCAGGCGTGGTGCCGTCGCCAGCACGGGTTCGACCTGACCGACGCGCACAAGCGGGCGTGTCGGACGATGGGGCTGAACCCGAACCGCAAGGTGCTCGAAATCCGTCTGGATCGGCACCCGGGCAAGGGACCCCAATCCCGCGCCATGTCGGCCCAACAGCCGTCCAGCGGGGCGAGTCTGATCGCGGGCGGGAAGTTCGCCGGGGCCATCGAGAAGGCGCTGAAGGATTACAGCGGGCCGCGCGAGGTGGCCGACGTGCTCCGCACCGACGACGGCGCCCCGATGCCGTGGCCGACCAGCGACGACACCAGCAACGAAGGCGAGCTGATCGGCGAGAACCGCGAGGTGAGCACCCAGGACGCGAAGGTCGGGACCACGCTGCTGAGCGCGTACAAGTACAGCTCGAAGATGGTCAAGGTGCCGAGCGAGCTGATGGACGATACCGAATTCGACCTGGATACGTTCCTGGGCGAACTGCTCGGGGAGCGCATCGGGCGGGCGCAGAACCGGCACTTCACCGTCGGCCGCGGTTCGAGCGAGCCGCAGGGCGTGGTGACCGGTTCCAAGCTCGGCAAGACGGCCGCCAGCGGTTCGGCACTCACGGCAGACGAGATCATCGACCTGATTCACTCGGTCGATCCCGCGTACCGCCGCGACCCGTCGTTCCGCCTCATGTTCCATGACGGCATCCTGGCCATCATCCGCAAGCTCAAGGACGGTCAGGGCCGGTACCTGTTCGAGGAGGGCCAGAACGGCGCCCCGGACAAGATCAAGGGCGTGCGGTACGTGATTAACCAGAACATGGACAGCGCGCCGGCGAGCGGGGCGAAGACGATGCTCGCGGGGCCGTTCCGGAAGTTCAAGATTCGGGACGTGCGGGGGCTCCGGCTGAAGAAGCTGGAGGAGCGGTACGCGGAGTTCGATCAGGTCGGGTTCATCGGGTTCTTGCGGTCCGACTCGCGAGTCCTGAACGCCGGAACCGGACCGATTCGGCACCTCGTGCATCCGTAA
- a CDS encoding phage tail tube protein, translated as MGAATGMNSFDTALYYADFVTLTTGPSGIPPYQPTVPPYNTHLSITNNSAVWKELGDVISLNGVPMERSVTPLTHLRSPGMAAEKIPGFLDAGQLTLRLNSNKGLLAKLQTLMPAGDPNIAPYTHPKWGRLSWAVFFPDNGIWLLTGFIKSSPVEIPEDNRITIELTVEISGKPTFLAFV; from the coding sequence ATGGGTGCCGCAACCGGCATGAACAGCTTCGATACGGCCCTGTACTACGCCGATTTCGTGACCCTGACAACCGGCCCTTCTGGCATACCACCATACCAGCCCACGGTGCCGCCGTACAACACGCACCTGTCGATTACCAACAACTCCGCGGTCTGGAAGGAACTGGGCGACGTCATCTCCCTGAACGGCGTGCCGATGGAGCGGAGCGTCACGCCGTTGACGCACCTGCGCTCACCCGGCATGGCCGCGGAGAAGATCCCGGGGTTCCTTGACGCGGGGCAGCTCACGTTGCGCCTGAACTCGAACAAAGGGCTACTGGCGAAACTCCAAACGCTGATGCCCGCCGGCGACCCGAACATCGCGCCTTACACGCACCCGAAATGGGGCCGGCTGAGTTGGGCCGTGTTCTTTCCGGACAACGGCATCTGGCTCCTCACCGGGTTCATCAAGTCCAGCCCCGTCGAGATTCCGGAAGACAATCGCATCACTATAGAACTCACGGTCGAGATTAGCGGGAAGCCGACGTTCCTCGCCTTCGTCTAA
- a CDS encoding sigma-70 family RNA polymerase sigma factor, with protein sequence MLWATASRFSISWVVGGGRRSFGKSFRWAMPNWWIKTGRIEDNEEEATMAVRLKTMPTGQISVVIQHLRADVRPDGDGVTDGELLARFVRSRDEDVLAALVRRHAPMVWGVCRRLLDHHDAEDAFQATFLVLVRKAADVPRHAVANWLYGVARQTAGRVRALAAKRGRRETQVVIMPEPTVAEVRVSDLQSVVDKELSRLPDHYRVVVVLCDLEGMTRREAARQLDIPEGSVASRLARARAMLAKRLTQRGVTLSGGSLAAVLSQNVASAGVPALVVSNTIKVTSLTAAGRATTGVISVKVAALTEGVLKAMFMSKLKALAGVLMLATCLIGVGVTVVLAKQDHAPTKAGSDAPDAKQAAAKEAAVKAMQERLQGTWKLVAMHSNGTKSELDIINTIKGNTWETKLDGKVFQSGTFKLVDLDASPRQIEWVITFAEAEEVKGKTIHGIFMLDGDSLCWNTCDAAKYPRPQAFFTEQDDGCCAGMFKRADPKKDR encoded by the coding sequence ATGCTTTGGGCGACGGCGAGCCGTTTCTCGATCTCGTGGGTGGTCGGCGGCGGTCGTCGCTCCTTCGGCAAGTCATTTCGGTGGGCGATGCCAAACTGGTGGATCAAAACAGGCCGCATCGAGGATAATGAAGAAGAGGCGACGATGGCGGTGAGGCTGAAGACGATGCCGACGGGCCAGATAAGCGTGGTCATCCAGCACCTTCGGGCTGATGTCAGGCCGGACGGTGACGGCGTGACCGATGGGGAACTCTTGGCCCGCTTCGTGAGAAGCCGGGATGAAGACGTCCTTGCAGCCCTTGTGCGGCGTCACGCCCCGATGGTGTGGGGCGTCTGTCGCCGCCTCCTCGACCACCACGATGCCGAGGATGCGTTTCAGGCCACGTTCCTTGTCCTCGTCCGCAAGGCAGCGGACGTGCCGAGGCATGCTGTCGCCAACTGGCTCTACGGCGTGGCCCGGCAGACGGCGGGGCGGGTGAGGGCGTTGGCGGCGAAGCGGGGACGACGTGAGACGCAGGTGGTGATTATGCCCGAACCGACCGTGGCGGAAGTCCGTGTCTCCGACTTGCAGAGCGTCGTGGACAAGGAGTTGAGCCGCCTGCCCGACCACTACCGGGTCGTCGTCGTCCTGTGCGACCTTGAGGGCATGACCCGCAGGGAGGCGGCCAGGCAACTCGACATCCCCGAAGGGAGCGTGGCGAGTCGGCTGGCGAGGGCGAGGGCAATGTTGGCGAAGCGACTCACTCAACGGGGTGTCACGCTGTCCGGTGGGTCGTTGGCGGCGGTCCTGTCGCAGAACGTGGCGTCGGCGGGCGTCCCGGCGTTGGTGGTGTCGAACACGATCAAGGTCACAAGCCTCACGGCGGCGGGGCGGGCGACAACGGGGGTGATATCGGTCAAGGTCGCCGCTCTCACGGAAGGAGTGCTGAAAGCCATGTTCATGAGCAAACTCAAAGCGTTGGCGGGAGTCCTGATGCTGGCGACGTGCCTCATCGGAGTCGGCGTAACTGTCGTTCTGGCGAAGCAGGACCACGCACCAACGAAGGCCGGGTCGGATGCACCCGATGCGAAGCAAGCAGCGGCGAAGGAAGCCGCTGTCAAGGCGATGCAGGAGCGTCTTCAGGGGACATGGAAGCTCGTGGCCATGCACAGCAATGGCACGAAGAGCGAGCTTGACATCATCAACACGATCAAGGGGAACACCTGGGAAACCAAGCTGGATGGCAAGGTCTTCCAGTCCGGGACGTTCAAGTTGGTCGATCTCGACGCCAGCCCCAGGCAGATCGAGTGGGTAATTACTTTTGCCGAAGCCGAAGAAGTTAAGGGCAAGACCATCCACGGCATCTTCATGCTCGATGGCGACTCGCTGTGTTGGAACACCTGTGATGCCGCCAAGTACCCACGCCCGCAGGCTTTCTTCACCGAGCAGGACGACGGGTGCTGTGCGGGGATGTTCAAACGTGCCGACCCAAAGAAGGACCGGTGA